DNA from Bacteroidota bacterium:
CCTGTTCTTGGAAAAAGAAATGACACAAAATTCTGTGTGTTTGCTAAGGAGGAGGTTTTAAATACAAAATTCATATTCCTTTTCGAAGTGATTAAAGCAGCTTTGGAGGAATAAACAGTACCGTTTGCATCTCCCACCTGATGTTGTATATCTATATTCATGGTACCTAAATTAAATCCTTTTATACTTGAGCTTAATGCATAAAAAGAGTTTTGTTTTAGATCAAAATTCGGGCTGAATACTATACCATAAGATGCTGCGGAACTGCTTTGGTTGAGCGACATTTTTATACTCCCCTGATCCATTCCTCCGTCATTAGCCCACGACATGTTATCTATGCCGAGGAACCAGTATGTCCAGTCTGTTAGATTACTGTCAAAAGTGCCGTTTTTTATCAGATCCTGGCCCAAAGTATCGAAGGGGATATATGGGGTAAGGGAAATAAGACTTCCTTTTGAGTTGGGATCTTTACCAGAAAATTGTTTCCATTGTTCCAGTCCGAAATAATATTGTTTCCCATCCGAACCGTTATAGGCGGTGGTAATATTTCTGTAGGGATTACAATAATAATTATTATCCATCGATTCATTTCCCATAGCTGATAGTTGAGAAGCAATGGTGAGGGGAATTTTGTTTTCATCGAGATTATAAATCACATTGTTTTTTACTGTCTGGTGACTGTCCTGGCCATCCCAGTCATAGGAGATATGCAGGCCTTCAGTACCATAGACCGTGTTGCCGGTTATTTCATTAACCGTGGAATTGTGAAGAAATATTCCAATACTTGTTGACCTGGAAATGGTATTATTTTGAAGTTTAAAGGCTGATGTATTATCATCCAGATAGATTCCGAAGGAGAATGGGGTATTTAAGGGACAACTTGTAATATCGCCCTTGACATAGTCCACGAAGTTATAGCGGAAAATGTTGTTTTTACTGAAGGTACCCCAGGAATAAAGTCCTCCGCCATCGTTCAGAGTAAGCAAAGTGTTTTTAACAATGTTATATTCAACAATATTGCTTTCGCCCATACAATGAATTCCATTATATCCGACGCTGTCTATATAATTTTTAGAGACCAGGTTATTTTTTGAATTGCCGCCGATATAAATACCAAGTGCGCAGGCATCGCTACTTCCGCCTAAACCGGGTGCCATTCCGGTCCGGGTAATGATATTGTTAGAGAAGATGGAATTTTGTGGATCATAAGTGGCTATTCCTTTATCAATGCAATTGTCAATTATGCAATTATCCACCACTATATTCCACGGAGTTTCGCAGTAAATATTAACGCCTATATTCGTATTTTTTATATTACAGCGTAAAACTTTAATGCTTTTAGAGCACCACAGGGTGATGCCTGACTGAGAGTGCATTTCAAAATCCAGGTCCTGAATAATGATATTGGTAATGTTATAAG
Protein-coding regions in this window:
- a CDS encoding right-handed parallel beta-helix repeat-containing protein; translated protein: MKTIKFLSIVFMLLIVKSLYGVNYYVDSQNGKDTNNGKSSSSPWKTIDQVNKAMTGFKPGDSILFKRGQNFAGQISVSVSGSDASPIVFGAYGSGDPPIIFGSIPVTGWVQYSGNIYYANVTQTVNEVFIGSPTTITINSEKTITNQYKRMTLARYPNSGWLFTTSGNGNAGFTDNKLTNPAGYWNGCNVHIRSGNWTYETRKVQSYSNTNVVFDTPTDYNTLDQKGYFFDNKFSELDAANEWYYDQSTKRLYFYAPQGKNPSEFDVEASVYGQGVTTSYNITNIIIQDLDFEMHSQSGITLWCSKSIKVLRCNIKNTNIGVNIYCETPWNIVVDNCIIDNCIDKGIATYDPQNSIFSNNIITRTGMAPGLGGSSDACALGIYIGGNSKNNLVSKNYIDSVGYNGIHCMGESNIVEYNIVKNTLLTLNDGGGLYSWGTFSKNNIFRYNFVDYVKGDITSCPLNTPFSFGIYLDDNTSAFKLQNNTISRSTSIGIFLHNSTVNEITGNTVYGTEGLHISYDWDGQDSHQTVKNNVIYNLDENKIPLTIASQLSAMGNESMDNNYYCNPYRNITTAYNGSDGKQYYFGLEQWKQFSGKDPNSKGSLISLTPYIPFDTLGQDLIKNGTFDSNLTDWTYWFLGIDNMSWANDGGMDQGSIKMSLNQSSSAASYGIVFSPNFDLKQNSFYALSSSIKGFNLGTMNIDIQHQVGDANGTVYSSKAALITSKRNMNFVFKTSSLANTQNFVSFLFPRTGSGFYLDNVHLYEVNAKYQEPTSKSVLFSNPSDYTKTFDLQQAIFNDLDGNQITKELTLQPWSSQILILMEGTYQPVVPTTVEPPFYIYPNPVLKGKDIKVNLQKIEVNNLKLNIYDSIGRLVYSQSLEDGVKEITINTSNFGVGMFLLNLSGIKFSSTHKFLIVTSLNSQ